One genomic window of Polyangium aurulentum includes the following:
- a CDS encoding PAS domain-containing protein — MDDAEALRAENESLRRRVAELEHEAALYRAYFELLPIPAVVHREDGKVVEVNLRNREILAIPSREAVLGSAYNTFEDAEAIAKGHVVYLRKALGESFGEPVTMPTASFDNVAAGLHGSEQRTVWTETTYRGFEVDGVRYVVSTNVDVSDRVRAQQAREESQALLRGVVELAPCIIWVKDAEGRYLLLNKQAEQVFGVHRSALLGRTDAEVFPTDLAQFYDTSDQETLTSEAPLQLESSLPLEGELHHFVTTKFALRNEAGRVYGVCGISLDITAHRHAEAEARRLQEEMIRVQEATLRALSTPLLPIAEGVVVMPLIGNIDSARAQQVLEALLAGIVEHQASQVILDVTGVPLVDTHVANALVQAAQAVRLLGAQAVLTGIQPAIARTLVDLGANLSGVETRATLESGIAQALAKIGRSAGKAVKRMRAF; from the coding sequence GAACGAGTCGCTGCGCCGCCGGGTGGCAGAGCTGGAGCACGAGGCGGCCCTTTACCGGGCCTATTTCGAGCTTCTGCCCATCCCGGCGGTGGTTCACCGCGAAGATGGCAAGGTTGTCGAGGTGAACCTCCGCAATCGCGAGATCCTCGCCATTCCCTCGCGCGAGGCCGTCCTCGGCAGCGCGTACAACACGTTCGAGGACGCCGAGGCCATTGCCAAGGGGCACGTGGTCTACCTGCGCAAAGCCCTCGGCGAGAGCTTCGGCGAGCCGGTGACCATGCCGACGGCGAGCTTCGACAACGTGGCGGCCGGCCTCCATGGCAGCGAGCAAAGGACCGTCTGGACCGAGACCACCTACCGGGGCTTCGAGGTGGACGGCGTTCGCTATGTCGTCTCCACGAACGTCGACGTCTCCGACCGCGTCCGCGCGCAGCAGGCGCGCGAGGAGAGCCAGGCGCTCCTGCGAGGCGTCGTCGAGCTGGCCCCCTGCATCATCTGGGTGAAAGACGCCGAGGGCCGCTATCTCCTCTTGAACAAGCAGGCCGAGCAGGTATTCGGGGTGCATAGGAGCGCTCTCCTCGGGCGCACCGACGCCGAGGTCTTCCCGACGGATCTCGCCCAGTTCTACGATACGAGCGACCAGGAGACGCTCACCAGCGAGGCGCCGCTCCAGCTCGAATCGAGCCTCCCGCTCGAGGGCGAGCTGCACCATTTCGTCACGACCAAGTTCGCGCTCCGGAACGAGGCGGGGCGGGTCTATGGAGTCTGCGGCATCTCGCTCGACATCACCGCCCATCGCCACGCCGAGGCCGAGGCGCGGCGGCTGCAGGAGGAGATGATCCGCGTGCAGGAGGCCACGCTGCGCGCGCTCTCGACGCCGCTCCTGCCCATTGCGGAGGGGGTGGTGGTGATGCCGCTCATCGGCAACATCGATTCGGCCCGCGCGCAGCAGGTGCTCGAGGCGCTGCTCGCGGGCATCGTGGAGCACCAGGCGTCGCAGGTGATCCTGGACGTGACGGGCGTGCCGCTGGTGGACACGCACGTCGCCAATGCGCTCGTCCAAGCAGCGCAGGCCGTGCGGCTGCTGGGGGCGCAGGCCGTCTTGACGGGCATTCAACCAGCAATCGCGCGGACGCTGGTCGACCTTGGCGCGAACCTGAGCGGGGTCGAGACCCGGGCGACGCTCGAGAGCGGCATCGCCCAGGCCCTCGCAAAGATCGGTCGATCGGCAGGCAAGGCGGTGAAACGAATGCGCGCGTTCTAG
- a CDS encoding DUF4114 domain-containing protein, with protein MRLHSIAFFLATSAAAGSALALTQPDGTPIPQNPAGNGLQNLFTSRSEAIDALADAAITPQTFVPACALTFTVLQRNAGYKNAFGWYNITGQKPGPADLHEFLNCNDNVGTVKMLDIKNDPAYLGGEIGFYQGVADCAANGNYQYVFYSEPKYNPDSGQANAFIHLLIYNSTVTEKAFYFGWEDLIQGGDNDFDDLTTFVTGITCSGGGGPCETGQPGICGDGTMQCQSGKLTCVQSNQPVMEKCDGLDNDCNGLDDDGDLCPADEVCDKGSCVPECGGGEFSCPPNQVCADNGLCVDAACMNVTCPSGKKCQEGKCVGPCDGVVCPNGQVCRVGACVDPCASISCDSGQVCVAGVCTDNCACSGCPAGQQCQPDGRCVLDACVGKTCNAGEYCDASGACQDACSGAVCPSGQVCMAGQCVPGTISGSGGAGQGGSIFVGSGGSGDTGGAGGAGGMGGAGTGANGNGSAGDSGGCGCRLADASPAGVGGLVALAAAAAIARRRRKPGAR; from the coding sequence ATGCGCCTCCATTCCATTGCCTTCTTCCTCGCCACCTCTGCGGCTGCGGGCTCGGCCCTCGCCCTCACGCAGCCCGACGGCACCCCCATCCCACAGAACCCTGCGGGCAACGGCCTGCAGAACCTCTTCACCAGCCGCAGCGAGGCGATCGACGCGCTCGCCGACGCCGCGATCACGCCGCAGACCTTCGTCCCCGCCTGCGCCCTCACCTTCACGGTGCTGCAGCGCAACGCCGGCTACAAGAACGCCTTCGGCTGGTACAACATCACCGGCCAGAAGCCCGGCCCCGCCGACCTGCACGAGTTCTTGAATTGCAATGACAACGTCGGCACGGTCAAGATGCTCGACATCAAGAACGATCCGGCCTACCTCGGCGGCGAGATCGGCTTCTACCAGGGCGTCGCGGACTGCGCCGCGAACGGCAATTACCAGTACGTCTTCTACAGCGAGCCCAAGTACAACCCCGACAGCGGCCAGGCGAACGCCTTCATCCACCTGCTCATCTATAACAGCACGGTGACCGAAAAGGCCTTCTACTTCGGCTGGGAAGACCTGATCCAGGGCGGCGACAACGATTTCGACGATCTGACCACGTTCGTCACGGGTATCACCTGCTCGGGGGGCGGCGGGCCGTGCGAGACCGGGCAGCCCGGCATCTGCGGGGACGGGACGATGCAATGCCAGAGCGGCAAGCTCACCTGCGTGCAATCGAACCAGCCGGTGATGGAGAAGTGCGACGGACTCGACAACGACTGCAATGGCCTGGACGACGACGGCGATCTCTGCCCGGCGGACGAGGTCTGCGACAAGGGCTCGTGCGTGCCGGAGTGCGGCGGCGGCGAGTTCTCGTGCCCGCCGAACCAGGTGTGCGCGGACAATGGCCTGTGCGTGGACGCGGCTTGCATGAACGTCACGTGCCCCTCGGGCAAGAAATGCCAGGAAGGGAAGTGCGTCGGGCCCTGCGACGGGGTCGTGTGCCCGAATGGGCAGGTCTGCCGCGTGGGCGCGTGCGTCGACCCCTGCGCCTCGATTTCCTGCGATTCGGGTCAGGTGTGCGTGGCGGGCGTCTGCACCGACAACTGCGCCTGCTCCGGGTGCCCGGCGGGACAGCAATGCCAGCCCGACGGCCGGTGCGTGCTCGACGCGTGCGTCGGCAAGACGTGCAACGCGGGCGAGTATTGCGACGCGAGCGGCGCCTGCCAGGACGCTTGCTCCGGCGCGGTCTGTCCGAGCGGCCAGGTGTGCATGGCCGGCCAATGCGTGCCTGGAACGATCTCCGGCAGCGGCGGCGCTGGACAGGGCGGCAGCATCTTCGTGGGCTCGGGCGGCTCGGGCGACACGGGGGGCGCGGGCGGCGCGGGCGGCATGGGCGGCGCCGGGACGGGCGCGAATGGCAATGGCAGCGCGGGCGATAGCGGGGGCTGCGGTTGCAGGCTCGCGGACGCCTCGCCGGCCGGCGTGGGCGGCCTCGTGGCGCTCGCGGCGGCGGCGGCGATCGCGCGCAGGAGGCGCAAGCCCGGCGCGCGCTAG
- a CDS encoding GMC family oxidoreductase, whose translation MSAETIVVGAGSAGAIIAARATERDDREVLLLEAGPDYPPGAQLPRDLVDGTRNSMSAHDWGYSYMPMPGLSRFVFPRGRVVGGSSAVNTCIALRGQPYDYDEWADRGLTEWSFEACLPALKRLEHDLDVNNRWHGQDGPIPIRRHAPEELVPWQAAFVEGCQTLGFPFCLDQNDPEPFGVGPQPMNKVGGERMSAARCYLTEEVRRRKNLGIRASTIVRRVLFRNRKVVGLEVETKGQVEVLPADRVILSAGAIATPGVLIRSGIGPRETVERLGVELVSDVPAVGARLLDHPGAAVLFMPRTWGFSKITDPLIQTVLRYTSEGSQYPSDMQLQPASFFPWPGLPMPIVAISCCVGKPSGAGRLLFKSADPHDKPVIDGNCLVHPEDRARATEAMELAWRVVRSKPMRNLVYPLWPAERTLRGREAISAWIGLSCGSGYHPSGTVPMGPEGDPEAAVDGRGRVRGVSGLIIADASIMPTIPSTNTNVTALMIGERFGEWLREGAL comes from the coding sequence ATGAGCGCGGAGACAATCGTCGTCGGCGCCGGCTCGGCCGGCGCGATCATCGCAGCGCGCGCGACCGAGCGCGACGACCGCGAGGTCTTGCTTCTCGAGGCCGGCCCCGATTATCCCCCTGGCGCGCAGCTACCGCGCGACCTGGTCGATGGGACCCGCAATTCGATGAGCGCCCATGACTGGGGCTACAGTTACATGCCGATGCCGGGGCTGTCGAGGTTCGTCTTCCCGCGCGGGCGGGTCGTCGGCGGCTCGTCGGCGGTGAACACCTGTATCGCTCTCCGCGGCCAGCCCTACGATTACGACGAATGGGCAGACCGCGGCCTCACCGAGTGGAGCTTCGAGGCTTGCCTGCCGGCCCTCAAGCGCCTCGAGCACGACCTCGACGTGAACAACCGCTGGCACGGGCAGGACGGCCCCATTCCGATCCGCCGCCACGCGCCCGAGGAGCTGGTGCCGTGGCAGGCCGCGTTCGTCGAGGGGTGCCAGACGCTCGGCTTTCCTTTCTGCCTCGATCAGAACGATCCCGAGCCATTCGGCGTGGGGCCGCAGCCGATGAACAAGGTCGGCGGCGAGCGAATGAGCGCGGCGCGCTGCTATTTGACCGAAGAGGTACGGCGCCGCAAGAACCTCGGCATCCGCGCGAGCACCATCGTGCGGCGCGTGCTCTTCAGAAACCGCAAGGTGGTCGGGCTCGAGGTCGAGACGAAAGGGCAAGTCGAGGTATTGCCGGCCGATCGGGTGATCCTCTCGGCGGGCGCGATCGCGACGCCGGGGGTGCTCATTCGCTCGGGCATCGGGCCGCGCGAGACGGTGGAGCGGCTCGGCGTCGAGCTCGTCTCCGATGTGCCCGCGGTCGGCGCGCGGCTGCTCGATCACCCGGGGGCGGCCGTGCTCTTCATGCCGCGGACGTGGGGCTTTTCGAAGATCACCGATCCGCTGATCCAGACCGTTTTGCGCTACACCTCGGAGGGGAGCCAGTATCCGAGCGACATGCAGCTTCAGCCTGCCTCGTTCTTTCCCTGGCCGGGGCTGCCCATGCCGATCGTCGCGATCTCCTGCTGCGTGGGGAAACCCTCGGGCGCGGGCCGGCTGCTCTTCAAGAGCGCCGATCCGCACGACAAACCCGTCATCGACGGCAATTGCCTCGTCCACCCGGAAGATCGAGCGCGGGCGACGGAGGCGATGGAGCTTGCGTGGCGCGTGGTGCGCTCGAAGCCGATGCGAAACCTCGTTTACCCGCTCTGGCCTGCCGAGCGCACGCTGCGGGGGCGCGAGGCGATATCGGCGTGGATAGGGTTGAGCTGCGGCTCGGGGTATCATCCGAGCGGCACCGTGCCGATGGGGCCGGAGGGCGATCCCGAAGCCGCGGTCGACGGCCGCGGGCGGGTGCGGGGCGTCTCCGGGCTCATCATCGCGGACGCGAGCATCATGCCCACGATCCCGAGCACGAATACCAACGTGACGGCGCTCATGATCGGCGAGCGATTCGGCGAGTGGCTTCGCGAAGGGGCGCTCTGA
- a CDS encoding glycoside hydrolase family 15 protein — translation MGYQRIENYGVIGNMRTVALVSVRGSIDWLCFPHFDSPSVFAALLDHEKGGQFSISPVCDDVTFKQHYWPDTNVLVTRFLSADGVGEIEDFMPCGAPGAPEWREDQIVRRLKVARGSLEMEVRCEPAFDYARTSGSVSISAHGATFEGPGLLLSLSSQVPLTATARGARARFVMKEGESTTFVLRRVGADAACRRPPSDAEADELFEETVHFWRDWLSKCTYRGRWREVVNRSALVLKMLTFDPTGAIVAAPTCSLPEELGGVRNWDYRYTWIRDAAFTLYAFLRVGFTDEAARFMEWLEARCREADGGQPLQVVYGIDGRKDLIESALGHLDGYRGSRPVRIGNGAYEQLQLDIYGELMDSIYLFNKYGAPISFDLWNELRRILNWVCDNWQREDEGIWETRGGRRHFVYSKLMCWVALDRGLRLADKRSFPADRARWLKERDTIYNEIMTRGWNDQRQSFVQHYGGDAIDASTLLMPLVFFLSPVEPKMLKMLDVISRSPRDGGLLSDGLVYRYDTLHPEDGLVGQEGTFNMCTFWLVEALTRAGRSDRRRLEKARLLFERMLGYANHLGLYAEQTSITGEALGNYPQALTHLALISAAYNLDKALNEVR, via the coding sequence TTGGGTTACCAGCGCATCGAGAACTACGGCGTCATCGGCAACATGCGGACCGTCGCGCTCGTCAGCGTGCGGGGCTCGATCGACTGGCTGTGCTTTCCGCATTTCGATTCGCCGAGCGTGTTCGCCGCGCTCCTCGACCACGAAAAGGGCGGGCAGTTCTCGATCTCCCCTGTCTGCGACGACGTCACGTTCAAGCAGCATTACTGGCCGGACACCAACGTCCTCGTCACGCGTTTCTTGTCGGCGGACGGGGTTGGCGAGATCGAGGACTTCATGCCTTGCGGCGCCCCCGGCGCGCCCGAGTGGCGGGAGGATCAGATCGTCAGGCGCTTGAAGGTCGCCCGCGGCAGCCTCGAGATGGAGGTCCGCTGCGAGCCCGCGTTCGATTACGCGCGCACGAGCGGGTCGGTGAGCATCTCGGCGCACGGAGCGACCTTCGAGGGACCGGGGCTATTGCTCTCACTTTCGAGCCAGGTCCCGCTCACCGCGACGGCCCGCGGTGCGCGCGCGCGGTTCGTGATGAAGGAGGGCGAGAGCACCACGTTCGTCCTGCGGCGCGTCGGCGCCGACGCCGCGTGCAGGCGCCCGCCTTCGGACGCCGAGGCGGACGAACTCTTCGAGGAGACCGTCCATTTCTGGCGCGACTGGCTATCGAAATGCACCTATCGCGGGCGCTGGCGCGAGGTCGTGAATCGCTCGGCGCTCGTGCTCAAGATGCTCACCTTCGACCCCACGGGCGCCATCGTCGCCGCCCCGACGTGCAGCCTGCCCGAGGAGCTCGGCGGCGTGCGCAACTGGGACTACCGCTACACGTGGATTCGCGACGCTGCATTCACGCTCTACGCCTTTCTGCGCGTCGGCTTCACCGACGAGGCGGCGCGCTTCATGGAATGGCTCGAGGCGCGCTGCCGCGAGGCCGACGGGGGCCAGCCGCTGCAGGTCGTCTACGGGATCGACGGCCGCAAGGACCTCATCGAATCGGCGCTCGGCCACCTCGACGGGTATCGCGGCTCGCGCCCGGTGCGCATCGGCAATGGCGCGTACGAGCAGCTCCAGCTCGACATCTACGGCGAGCTGATGGACTCGATCTACCTGTTCAACAAATACGGCGCGCCCATCTCCTTCGATCTGTGGAACGAGCTGCGGCGCATCTTGAACTGGGTCTGCGACAACTGGCAGCGCGAGGACGAGGGGATCTGGGAGACGCGCGGCGGGCGGCGGCACTTCGTCTACTCGAAGCTCATGTGCTGGGTGGCGCTCGATCGGGGGCTGCGCCTCGCGGACAAGCGTTCTTTCCCCGCCGATCGCGCGCGCTGGTTGAAGGAGCGCGACACGATTTACAACGAGATCATGACGCGCGGCTGGAACGACCAGCGTCAATCCTTCGTCCAGCATTATGGCGGCGACGCGATCGACGCCTCGACGCTGCTCATGCCGCTCGTCTTCTTCTTGTCGCCCGTCGAGCCGAAGATGCTGAAGATGCTCGACGTGATCTCGCGATCGCCGCGCGACGGCGGGCTGCTCTCGGACGGGCTCGTCTATCGCTACGACACCCTCCACCCCGAAGATGGGCTCGTCGGCCAGGAGGGAACCTTCAACATGTGCACGTTCTGGCTCGTCGAGGCGCTCACGCGCGCAGGCCGCTCGGACAGGCGCAGGCTCGAGAAGGCGCGGCTCCTGTTCGAGCGCATGCTCGGCTACGCAAACCACCTCGGGCTCTACGCGGAGCAGACGAGCATCACGGGCGAGGCGCTCGGCAATTATCCCCAGGCGCTCACGCACCTCGCGCTGATCAGCGCCGCTTACAATCTCGACAAGGCGCTGAACGAGGTGCGCTAG
- a CDS encoding S1 family peptidase: MNTRRIGWLGTSAGRVVMASLGLSLSAGCAGSAPAPADSSPQPVAHKPSPAPAKAAASDAKSPAPTAIPNRALLSLLHRAPLAANPTRSSAKTAAASLPENGKGDVRENYRAIAPATVIIRTPNGMGTGVIIGPSGWILTNNHVIDGGEKEDFKIKVTVEMGTLDKSGGMERSGKLLTAYVHKADPVRDLAVIKLDGNHKDLPSVRLAKTDPAPGEPVASLGHAGSGLVWAIKDGEVAAVGKLSTHLSQLVALECSPTENESGCKEKHQMFEGLKKMLDHDKPLMVVQSTCPNWPGDSGGPLVNRASELVGLNSFGYGSSENRSTFHVHVSEIRAFLEEIPKAAADILPDPWFDGGSEGTIEDADLDGRFDVLRTEGRDGLARFYDLDQNSYGSGKRPEIGEVFAKRAFDAEVVYLASGADTYVWYDTDNDNYFDVMLFDEGSTGRVSRGYRIGADKRMARDKSIATGGPLVQPDKIKDDGLRQTLGRLGSVTLGQGLVDLRGPLEQGLPDPILGGGREVEVADLDGDGQNDTLETSAVYSHGYVFDIDQSSLAEVVKGDQGRSLLEKKGVDAEVSVIGQGPSTWVWYDRNDDGKFDFVTHASRSLAGVALEAFRVGEDGRKEPAPEAVGRKLLRPRLLESSSHAMRLGRMSLRALASTMTAIADDGIDSFPDPARHGGLYYSFGDTTGWSKTFGSKVGWDKAVIVTAGLTSNSLIVDVNRDSPAPGKQRPEEVLDGGKYKPDFAFLHRDGLEWTYYDTDGDSKYDLVLFTTSPSSGVVERGFRIDKNGAVQLDPALAGGRMVRWSVFAKKPTATQFKKLAAELFQPRAIEE; encoded by the coding sequence ATGAACACGCGAAGAATAGGCTGGTTGGGCACCTCGGCGGGGCGCGTCGTCATGGCGAGCCTCGGCCTCTCGCTGTCGGCAGGCTGCGCGGGCTCCGCGCCCGCGCCCGCCGACAGCTCGCCCCAGCCGGTCGCGCACAAGCCCTCCCCCGCCCCGGCCAAGGCAGCCGCGTCCGACGCGAAATCGCCCGCGCCCACGGCCATCCCCAATCGCGCGCTGCTCTCGTTGCTCCACCGCGCGCCCCTCGCCGCGAACCCCACCCGCTCGAGCGCCAAGACCGCTGCCGCCTCGCTGCCCGAGAATGGCAAGGGCGACGTGCGCGAGAACTACCGCGCCATCGCGCCCGCCACCGTCATCATCCGCACGCCCAACGGAATGGGCACGGGCGTCATCATCGGGCCCTCGGGCTGGATCCTCACGAACAACCACGTCATCGACGGCGGCGAAAAAGAGGATTTCAAGATCAAGGTGACGGTCGAGATGGGCACGCTCGACAAGAGCGGCGGCATGGAGCGCTCGGGCAAGCTCCTCACGGCCTACGTCCACAAGGCCGATCCGGTGCGCGATCTCGCCGTGATCAAGCTCGATGGCAATCACAAGGATCTGCCCTCGGTGCGCCTCGCGAAGACCGATCCGGCGCCCGGCGAGCCCGTCGCGAGCCTCGGCCACGCCGGCTCGGGCCTCGTCTGGGCGATCAAGGACGGCGAGGTCGCCGCCGTCGGCAAGCTCTCGACGCACCTGTCGCAGCTCGTGGCCCTCGAATGCTCTCCCACGGAGAACGAGTCCGGCTGCAAAGAGAAGCACCAGATGTTCGAGGGGCTCAAGAAGATGCTCGACCATGACAAACCGCTCATGGTCGTGCAATCGACCTGCCCGAACTGGCCGGGCGACAGCGGCGGGCCGCTCGTCAATCGCGCGAGCGAGCTGGTGGGGCTGAACAGCTTCGGCTATGGCTCGTCCGAGAATCGGTCGACGTTCCACGTGCACGTCTCCGAGATCCGCGCCTTCCTCGAGGAGATCCCGAAGGCGGCGGCCGACATCCTTCCCGATCCGTGGTTCGACGGCGGCTCGGAGGGGACGATCGAGGACGCCGACCTCGACGGCCGCTTCGACGTCCTGCGCACCGAGGGCAGGGACGGGCTCGCGCGCTTTTACGACCTCGACCAGAACAGCTATGGCAGCGGCAAGCGGCCCGAGATCGGCGAGGTCTTCGCCAAGCGCGCCTTCGACGCCGAGGTCGTTTATCTCGCCTCCGGCGCCGATACCTACGTCTGGTACGACACGGACAACGACAACTATTTCGACGTGATGCTCTTCGACGAGGGCTCGACCGGGCGCGTGAGCCGGGGGTATCGCATCGGCGCGGACAAGCGCATGGCGCGCGACAAATCGATCGCCACCGGCGGGCCGCTCGTTCAGCCGGACAAGATCAAAGACGACGGTCTGCGACAAACCCTCGGGCGCCTCGGCTCGGTCACGCTGGGCCAAGGTCTCGTCGATCTGCGGGGTCCGCTCGAGCAGGGCTTGCCCGATCCGATCCTGGGCGGAGGCCGCGAGGTCGAGGTCGCCGACCTGGACGGCGACGGCCAGAACGACACGCTCGAGACGAGCGCGGTCTACAGCCACGGCTACGTCTTCGATATCGATCAGAGCTCGCTCGCCGAGGTGGTGAAGGGAGACCAGGGGCGCTCGCTGCTCGAAAAGAAGGGCGTCGATGCCGAGGTCAGCGTGATCGGGCAAGGGCCGAGCACGTGGGTCTGGTACGACCGCAACGACGACGGCAAATTCGATTTCGTGACGCACGCGAGCCGCTCGCTCGCAGGCGTCGCGCTCGAGGCCTTCCGCGTGGGCGAGGATGGCCGGAAGGAGCCGGCGCCCGAGGCGGTCGGTCGAAAGCTGCTCCGCCCGCGATTGCTCGAGAGCTCCTCGCACGCCATGCGCCTCGGCCGCATGTCCCTCCGCGCCCTCGCCTCGACGATGACGGCCATCGCCGACGACGGGATCGACTCGTTCCCGGACCCGGCGCGGCACGGCGGGCTTTACTATAGCTTCGGCGACACGACCGGCTGGAGCAAGACGTTCGGCAGCAAGGTCGGCTGGGACAAAGCGGTCATCGTGACGGCGGGATTGACGTCGAACTCGCTCATCGTGGACGTCAACCGCGACAGCCCCGCGCCGGGCAAGCAGCGGCCCGAGGAGGTGCTCGACGGCGGCAAGTACAAGCCCGACTTCGCCTTCCTCCACCGCGACGGCCTCGAGTGGACCTATTACGATACCGACGGGGACAGCAAATACGACCTGGTCCTCTTCACCACCTCCCCCTCGTCCGGGGTCGTGGAGCGTGGATTCCGCATCGACAAGAATGGCGCGGTGCAGCTCGATCCGGCGCTCGCTGGCGGCCGCATGGTGCGCTGGTCGGTGTTCGCGAAGAAGCCGACCGCGACCCAGTTCAAGAAGCTCGCGGCCGAGCTGTTCCAGCCGCGGGCGATCGAGGAATGA
- a CDS encoding caspase family protein codes for MSSSQSSAELPAGFRLAWSRDGVRPEEAAIWLDRKAAPGAFDSLAALLFRGRPPYADLSFPLGEVTIGVRAFPHLDEVWTLYMLACKERGEALPAAWEAMCRYVADVRQGLWPDRVEPEHAVQAVYLAMAQHFLLQDPPRRDGFIDEALALCAHVGGRLAAGARLLDDDLLAGEARFERYVALLAQDRRLYEEDRGRSQRFFAELPAAMSPTGTARRLALLAVQRPVSTQFKLWARNDATAPGGHGYPLLLVEQDKKMIVLSADPASRARVGFVAAALDEREKKARGGAEVSWYDGKDHGGTLAAAPREGTALSFDEVLQCLRAELRLHPIRQGKAGAKAAVVAGAAIALAAAAAFGIVALQKKNAPAPLAEAPRAAQAPERARPEAAPASEARPSGSKGDPLPIEEVVSLVERDDGPRSIEPYALIAGVCGYEGDHALHSPCRDARAMRDLLIKHYGYKRQNIVYLVDKPEPGDETDGAPTAERLKLAVEQFRQKFGDEDSSSFLFYYSGHGGYIKGARQDYGVLQPAEFFGKLAGMPSSHKGWDMTELIGDIRKGVPSRHVMLLLDCCYSGWAVGAKGEDELSTHLGSLWKERAEVVITAGSKGQRAWEDEIEQRAWVWGGHSALTAFVLEGLAVGAQGVATADANKDHVVTDEELARFVKERVPRSVEEQKHAKQTPTLFRFDESLPQSGQFLFVPGAKP; via the coding sequence ATGAGCTCTTCGCAATCGAGCGCCGAGCTGCCTGCCGGGTTCCGGCTGGCGTGGTCGCGGGACGGGGTCAGGCCGGAGGAGGCGGCGATCTGGCTCGATCGCAAGGCCGCTCCGGGGGCCTTCGACTCGCTCGCCGCATTGCTCTTCCGAGGGCGCCCGCCCTATGCCGATCTGAGCTTTCCGCTCGGCGAGGTCACGATCGGGGTGCGCGCGTTCCCGCACCTCGACGAGGTGTGGACGCTCTACATGCTCGCGTGCAAGGAGCGCGGCGAGGCGCTGCCCGCGGCGTGGGAAGCGATGTGTCGCTACGTCGCCGATGTGCGGCAGGGGCTGTGGCCCGATCGCGTCGAGCCCGAGCACGCGGTGCAGGCCGTCTATCTCGCGATGGCGCAGCATTTCTTGCTGCAGGATCCGCCTCGCCGCGATGGATTCATCGACGAGGCGCTCGCGCTCTGCGCGCACGTGGGCGGGCGCCTCGCGGCGGGCGCGCGCCTGCTCGACGACGACCTCCTGGCAGGCGAGGCGCGATTCGAGCGCTATGTCGCGCTGCTCGCTCAGGACAGAAGGCTTTACGAGGAGGACCGAGGGCGCAGCCAGCGATTCTTCGCAGAGCTGCCCGCAGCGATGAGCCCGACGGGCACCGCGCGCAGGCTCGCCTTGCTCGCCGTTCAGCGGCCGGTCTCCACGCAATTCAAGCTCTGGGCGCGCAATGACGCAACGGCGCCCGGCGGCCACGGGTATCCGCTCCTGCTCGTCGAGCAGGACAAGAAGATGATCGTGCTCAGCGCCGACCCCGCGAGCCGCGCCCGCGTGGGGTTTGTCGCGGCGGCGCTCGACGAGCGCGAAAAGAAGGCGCGCGGCGGGGCGGAGGTCTCCTGGTACGATGGCAAGGACCACGGCGGCACGCTTGCGGCCGCCCCGCGCGAGGGCACGGCGCTCTCGTTCGACGAGGTCCTGCAATGCCTGCGCGCAGAGCTGCGCCTTCATCCCATCCGGCAGGGCAAGGCCGGGGCAAAGGCGGCGGTCGTCGCGGGGGCTGCGATTGCGCTCGCGGCCGCGGCGGCATTCGGGATCGTCGCCTTGCAAAAGAAGAACGCGCCTGCGCCTCTCGCCGAGGCCCCGCGTGCGGCGCAGGCGCCCGAGCGCGCTCGCCCCGAAGCCGCGCCCGCGTCCGAGGCGAGGCCGAGCGGCAGCAAGGGCGATCCCTTGCCCATCGAGGAGGTCGTGAGCCTCGTCGAGCGCGACGACGGCCCCCGCTCGATCGAGCCCTACGCATTGATCGCCGGCGTCTGCGGCTACGAGGGCGACCACGCGCTGCACTCGCCCTGCCGCGACGCGCGCGCGATGCGCGACCTGCTGATCAAGCATTACGGCTACAAGCGCCAGAACATCGTGTACCTCGTCGACAAACCCGAGCCGGGCGACGAGACGGACGGCGCTCCCACGGCCGAGCGGCTCAAGCTCGCGGTCGAGCAATTCCGCCAGAAATTCGGCGACGAGGACTCCAGCTCGTTCCTCTTTTATTACTCGGGCCACGGCGGCTACATCAAGGGCGCGCGCCAGGATTACGGCGTTTTGCAGCCCGCCGAGTTCTTCGGCAAGCTCGCGGGCATGCCGAGCTCGCACAAAGGCTGGGACATGACGGAGCTCATCGGCGACATCCGCAAGGGCGTGCCCTCGCGCCACGTGATGCTCCTGCTCGATTGCTGCTACAGCGGCTGGGCCGTCGGCGCGAAGGGCGAGGACGAGCTGTCGACGCACCTCGGATCGCTCTGGAAGGAGCGCGCGGAGGTCGTGATCACCGCAGGGAGCAAGGGCCAGCGCGCCTGGGAGGACGAGATCGAGCAGCGGGCGTGGGTGTGGGGCGGGCACTCGGCCCTCACGGCTTTCGTGCTCGAGGGCCTCGCCGTCGGAGCCCAGGGCGTGGCCACGGCCGACGCGAACAAGGATCACGTGGTCACCGACGAGGAGCTCGCGCGGTTTGTCAAGGAGCGCGTGCCGCGGTCGGTCGAGGAACAGAAACACGCGAAGCAGACGCCCACGCTGTTCCGCTTCGACGAGAGCCTTCCACAGAGCGGGCAGTTCCTCTTCGTCCCAGGCGCAAAGCCGTGA